GTGAGTACCATCTGGGGATGCCCCATCGAGGGCCCGACGGAACTCAAGAAGGCCGTGGAATTCACCCAGCGGTGGCTGGACATCGGGGCCGACGACATCGAGCACGCCGACCATGACGGATCGGCTCCCCCGAACCGTGTCTGCGATTACTTTTCCATGATTCTCGACGCCATCCCGGACCCCACTAAGCACGTGGCGCATTTCCACGTGACAAGAGGGTGGGGGCTTGCTAACGTCTTGGCCGCCCTTCATGCCGGCATCAGCCACTATGAAAGCACATTGGGCGGCATCGGCGGTCAGCCGGCCAACTTCGTGGACGGGGTTCCCGTGGCGGGCACGGGCAAATACTATTACGCCGACCCCACCATCACCGGCCTCGTCAGCACCGAAGACATGGTGGTCATGATGGACGAAATGGGGATCGACACCGGGGTGGATGTGGACAAGGTCCTGGATATCGGCCGCTGGAACGAAAAGATCGTGGGCCGCCGCCTGCGGTCGGAATGTGTGCGCACCGGAAGGATTCCTAAGAGCATGACCGGGCGCGTCTAAAAAGGAGTGACTCATGCCCTGTAGGGGCGCAGCGGCGTTGCACCCTTACTTGCCGGTGATCCCGATCGCGGCGAGGGTGTCGCTCCTACAAGGACCGCGGTTGCTTTTGTAGGAGCCGGCTTGCCGGCGATCAAGGTCAACGCAGCTTTGCTGGTTTTACGGGTCGCGGGCAAGCCCGCTCCTACCGATAACGGAACACCGGGCCGATCACCTTGGCGGACCTCGCCGGGCGTGCGGGCCCGGGCCCTCCAACAGGCCTTTCCGCAGTCTGCGGTCACCCCTCGGCCGAAAAGGACCCGGAAGGCCCCCGCGGAGAGCGGAAAAGGGGTTCCCGTACGCCGCCCGACATTCCTCGAGCACGCAGCGACCAGGGAATTTCCGGACCCGGAATGGTTTGGAAATCCTTCCTTTTTTGGGGAAGGCTCCTCAAGAACTCAGCGGGGTTTGCCCATGACTTACACCCTGAGGCGCTATGAAACGTCCCAACGCCTGTGGTGGTTTCTTTTTCTACTGGTTTCGCTCGGAGGCGGTTACATCATTCAGGATGGGCTGATGCCCGGACCCGGCGGGCCGGCTCCGGGAGCGGGAACCTACCGCTCCATGGACTTCTGGACCCGGCGCGATTGGCTTTCGCAGGGGATCCTGGGTGAGGTCATCGTCTTTCTGGTGGGCGCGCTGTTGTTCTTCCTGCTCTGTCGCGCCCTCTGGCTGCTGATCCAGTTTGCAGGAAAGGCATCCATCGGGCGCATCCTGGAACAGGCGTTGCCGCTGCCCAAACCTTCGAAAACCAACCCGGAATGGATCCTGGAAAGCCTTGAAAAAGTGATGCCGGCCCAGCAGCTCTTCCATCGAGCCTCCAGGTCGCCGCTGCGATTTCTATCCATCGCCCACAAACGCCTGATCGTCCTTTTTTCAGGTCACCAGGAGTCGCTTTCGGCCGAGGAACTGACGCACAGGGAACACCGGGTTGAAACGGTGGACTGGCATCAGATTTCGGGCT
This is a stretch of genomic DNA from Desulfoglaeba alkanexedens ALDC. It encodes these proteins:
- a CDS encoding pyruvate carboxyltransferase, with product MAALHFPKKVVLGDITIRDGYQHEEKFIPTDAKIWLAEQLILAGFKRIEVTNFGNPRGMPQFKDADEVLKGLYNSKRVGQMLKDVEITTITIREKAVERAIAAKKNGYGPDRIVFMVSTSESHHRINSGISLAEYWKMCEKYIPMAHDAGLKVCGTVSTIWGCPIEGPTELKKAVEFTQRWLDIGADDIEHADHDGSAPPNRVCDYFSMILDAIPDPTKHVAHFHVTRGWGLANVLAALHAGISHYESTLGGIGGQPANFVDGVPVAGTGKYYYADPTITGLVSTEDMVVMMDEMGIDTGVDVDKVLDIGRWNEKIVGRRLRSECVRTGRIPKSMTGRV